The Triticum urartu cultivar G1812 unplaced genomic scaffold, Tu2.1 TuUngrouped_contig_5916, whole genome shotgun sequence nucleotide sequence CGTTGGCCTGGGCCGCCAGCGCGATGCTGCTGGGCGGGTCGGCGATGGCGCAGGACGTGCTCCTGGGCGCCAACGGCGGCGTGCTGGTGTTCGAGCCCAACGACTTCAGCGTCAAGGCCGGCGAGACCATCACCTTCAAGAACAACGCCGGGTACCCGCACAACGTGGTGTTCGACGAGGACGCGGTGCCCTCCGGCGTCGACGTCTCCAAGATCTCCCAGGAGGAGTACCTCAACGCCCCCGGGGAGACCTTCTCCGTCACGCTCACCGTCCCCGGCACCTACGGCTTCTACTGCGAGCCCCACGCCGGAGCCGGCATGGTCGGCAAGGTCACCGTCAACTAAGCTGTCATCTAGCTCTTGCGAATTGTTGCGGGTCGGTTGATCGATCGGGCGTGTCAT carries:
- the LOC125529866 gene encoding plastocyanin, chloroplastic (The sequence of the model RefSeq protein was modified relative to this genomic sequence to represent the inferred CDS: added 134 bases not found in genome assembly), translating into MAALSSAAVSVPSFAAGAKVAAPRSSRMVVRASLGKKAASAAVAMAASAMLLGGSAMAQDVLLGANGGVLVFEPNDFSVKAGETITFKNNAGYPHNVVFDEDAVPSGVDVSKISQEEYLNAPGETFSVTLTVPGTYGFYCEPHAGAGMVGKVTVN